The window ATCGCGGGATAACAAGCCACTCTTTGGGCATGCTGCATGGGAACAACTGGGGACTGTGCACAAAGGCTCTTTACTTACAAAAGAGATGGTCTGCGTCCCTTTTACGTGATCTAGATTCAATTTGGTAATTTCCAGTTTGCTGTATAACAACAAActgtaaaaacacagagaaaaacaaagctattGCCAGCGAGCTTGCATACCTTTCACAAGCCCACTACAGTCCAAGGGCAGAAAACACGAGTTCTAGATACCTGCTCCTCTGTACCTGCTGAGAAGAGCCAGAAGGCTGCCTCAGAAgaagcaggggctgggagcattCATCTCACAAGGCAGCAAGGGGCCATGCTGGACAGAACAAGGTTAATCAATATCTAATAGCTTTCTTTATCTACTGGAatggggaaacaaaaaaccccactgctttcCTGCACTGACGAGGGCTGGGAACTGTTCCTTAAAGCTTCCCAAGCCAGCATGGGCCAGGAGATAAAGGACTCTGAAGAGCAGCAAGGCCTTGCCCAGATCCTGCTGCACACTCTACTTCTCAACCACCTGGTCACAGTGGTGTTCCCAGCCAGCACCCTGTGGCTCTCAGGTCAGCTGCACTTTGTGGAGCTGTTCTGGGCTCTTCACAGGGCTCCAGCTGCATCCTGTATCCTTCTATCCATCCCCCTGCTGGCTCCAGAGACAGCAGAGTCCAGAGCTGCCAGTGCAGAACTGGTCCTGACAGAAACACCCTCGCTCCCATTGTTCTCACGCCAGGTTTTGCACACCTGAAGGCATGGCTCTAGGGCAGGCAGCACTGCGCACTGCCAGGACTACCTCAGCCCCATTTCATGGTGCATGGGGTCGCCGTAGACCCCTTGCATGGTGCATGGGGTCCCTTTGGTCCCCCTACATGGTGCCTGCCAAgcagcaggaccccagccccGTTCCACAGCGCATGGGGTTCCCCTGGCCGCATCGCACAAtgcacaccaccagcagcaccccagacCCGTTTCACGGTGCAcagggtccccccggccccggtgcacaccaccagcagcacccggcCCCGCGGCACGGCGCACGtgcgcgcgccgccccgccgcgtgCCCACGCGCCCTCCACGGCGGTTCCTCAAGGGCAGTCTGGGGGCGCCGGGCCCAGCCGCAGCCTATCAGGGCGCGAGGAGGCGCCGCGCGCCCCTCGACTCGCGGCGTTCCCCAGCCAATCCGCGCGCCGTCCCCCCGGCAACCCCCTTCCCCACCGCGACGTCACCGGAGGCGCCTACAGGCTCCACGGAGGGACACGCTTCCTCCCCGCGAAGGGCCCGCTCCCCGCaaccccccgaccccccccgccTCGCCTCACAGGGGCGCTCGGCGGCGGGAAAGCCCCTCCGCCGGCACCggagggcggccccgggggctgagCCGCGCCTCAGCCCTCACCtggcgcgggcggcggcgaggcgcggGGCGGCGAGGAGCCGGCGGGTGTGCAGCAGAGCCATGGCGGCGACGGCGAGCGGGCTGGCGACCGGACACCGCACACCGCGGCCGCCGGCCacgcgccccgccccgcgcatgcGCCACCCCGCCCTGGACCGCGCCGACGACCGCCCCCTAGCGGTCGGGAGGTCTCGCTgcagccgcgccgcccgcccggtcCTGCgctgtactgggctgtactgggatATGCAGGGCTCGACTGGGACGCGGTGGGCcgcactgggctgtactgggccaCCTTGTACCAGGCTGTACTGGGCCGTACTGGGACACAGAGGACTGTAGTGCACCACACTAGGCTGTACAGCGCTGTACTGGGCTGTGCTTAGCTGTATAGGACTGTACAGCACCATACGGGGCCATACAGGTCTGTACAGGGCGGTATTGGGCCACACTGGGCTATACTGTGCTATACAGGACTTTAATGCACCATACTGGGCTGCGCTTGGCCATAGGGAGCTGTACAGGGCTGTGCAGGACTGTATTGGGCCATACtgggctgtatggggctgtacTTGGCCATATAGGACTGCACTGTGCCATACTGGGATGTACTGAGCCATACAGGGCTGTACAGGGCTGTGCTTAGCCGTATAGGACTGTACAGCACCATATGGGGCCATACAGGCAATACTGTACAGGGTAGTATTGGGCCACACTGAGCTGCACTGAGCCATACAGGACTGTACTGCACCGTACTGGGCTGCACAGGGCTGTACTGGGCCATATAGGACTGCACTGCACCATACTGGGCTGTACTGAGCCATATGGGGCTGTACagggctgtatggggctgtataGGACTGCACTGCACCATACTGCCCTGTACAGAGCTCTACTGGGACATACAGGGCTGTACTGAACCATTCTGGGCTGTATAGGCCTGTACTGAGCCGTACAGGACTGTACTGCACCATACTGGGCTGTATAGGGttgtactgggccatactgggctgCACTTGGCCATACAGGATTATACTGCACCATACTGGGCTATGCAGGGCTgaactgggccatactgggcagTACAGGGGCTACCCCCCCCTACACTCCCTCCCAGCACCACACTCACCCCACTGCCATGGCCCCCACCCACCCACGCACACTTGCACCCTGCTCCCACTGACGCCGCTGACACCCGTGGGGGGGCTCAGCCTGGCAGCTGAGCCATGCGCTGAGCCTTGCGCGCGGccatccccagcacccaccctggTGCCAGGCCACTGGgtgggggggactggggtgccccccagcactggTGGGAAAGGTGGCACCGTGACTCCACCAGCATCACCACCCCGGGACTGGTTTCCTAaactcggggtggggggggtgggggcacaACCCTTGGGATGTCCCTGAGGCTTTGCCTGGGTCTGGGAGAGGtaactgggagttactgggaagtgTGCTCTCCCAGAGGTCACCAAagtgtccccagcctgcctgcactcTGCTCCCCAGGGGTTTTCCAACCCGCCCTCCATTCTATAGGGGCTTTCCAAAAAGCTCCCGCTGACTCTCCCACCTGGCAGCCGCGTCCCTAGTGGGGCCGGGGGTAGAGGGGGTtgtcccacctctccctgccacTCCCCACCCgctgtgggatggggaaagagGGGCTCCGGTCTAGCAGTACTTGAATTTATTTGTAAACTGTTCTTTGGTAAACAATAAAAACTCAAGAAGAGACCAAATGCATGAAAATTACACcccgcccaaaaaaaaaaagtaaaccaaccAGGCAgatggggtaaaaaaaaaaaaaaaaaaagagtttccccCCCCAAAGTGGGATTTTAACGACCTACAGCAAACCCAAGAGCTGCTGGGGGAGTGCCCCCCGCCGGCGCCGCGGTAGTGGGTGCTCCCCCGTTGTGCTCGTTttcggggggggaggaggagtgtggggtggggggtcctACATGGGGGGCTCGTTGCAGAGCACGATCTCCAGTTCCTTGCGGTAGAGTTTGCCCCCGTCGGAGAGGTTCATGATGCTCTTCCTGTAGTTGGTGAGCTGCTGGATGTTCATCTCCTGCaaggaatgggggggggggggcggctgggtACCCCGTTTCTCCCTGGGGGGCACCCCCAgggtgggacccccccccccagctccagcacagcctcccaTGGGGACACAGGGTTGGCATCTGGACCAGCATCTCTCCTGGTGCCCAGGGAGCAGGGACACAGGGGTGCAGGATGctgctggagagggaaggaggcacAGGAGGAcccgggggggcacccaggcTCTGTCCCCCACTTACTTTTCCCCACTTACTTTCTTATTCTTCTCGTACAGGTCTTTCAAAAGTGCATCCAGCTCGTTCTCATCAATGAAGCCACTCCCATCCTGGATAACGAGGGAGGGATGTCAGCAGGGGGAAGTACATGAGCCCCGCAAGCCCAGCCGGGGCATGGGTGCGGGGGGCACCCCCAGACCCTTACCCAGCACAGCCAGGGGCAAACCCAGTGCTCACACCCCAAATCAGAGTGGGGAATAGACCCAACTGAAAACacatgggtttgggttttggggttttttttgctgagttATATTTATTTGGGGCAGTTTCCCTACCTTGTCGTAGAAGGCGAAGATGGCATTGAACTCCTCCGAGGACAGCTTCATCCCCTGGGCAGCGGCAAGGGACACCAGGGCGtgagggaggggatggaggcaCAAGCAGGGAACaggaatgttttttattttttatttttattttacctgaaaCTTCAGAAGGAAGTTTTCTTGCACAGGCAAAAGTCTGCAAAAGAAGAAGGGCAGGGATGAGGAGGAAGCAGCCAGGAAAAGACACTTTAACCTAAAATGACTTTTCGCTCAGAAACATGAGcaaattaaagaggaaaactgttttccttgGAAGCTGGAGCAGACTATTTCTAGACGCACGTGTTTCGGGGTGTCTTTCCCTCCCCACCGCTTCTTTCTTGCCACCCATGACCTTACCGGGACATCTCCGAGAGGCCCAGCTTCCCATCGCCGTTCATATCGAACATCCGCAGCTGCCAGGACACAAGCAGCACCCGGTCACCcatcgcctcctcctcctctccctcccacctgcTGTGAGGTGGCGAGACCCCCGGGGTGGGGActgccctgccccaggagagccgtGGCCCCAGGACCAGCCCGGAGGTCCCACTTACGATGGTCTGCGTGTACTCCTGCAGCTTGGGCTCGTCGTAGGGCCGGTTTGCCTTCTTCAGCAGGTCCGACAAGAAGCCCTGgaaggagagggctttgctggctgtccctgtccccggctGTCCTGGCGGGGATGCCCCGCTGGCAGGGACCCGTCTCAGCCCGCCCCATGCCCGCAGCCCACCTTGAGCTCGTTGGCTTCAATGTAGCCGCTGCGGTCTGTGTCATACCTGCGCCAAGCCTGCGAAGCAACCGCCGTGAACATTAGCGTGGGCTTGCACCCTCCTCCCACCGACATGTGTGTACCCCCATAACCTGCTGCCCGCAGCATCCCCTGCCACCCTAGCAGAGATGGGGTCATCTCACAGCTCCGATCTCAGCTCGTGGTGGCCTCACCGGTGCCACATGTTCTCCCCTGGGGCTGGATGCTCTCCAAGCCCTCCTTTTGTTCCGCCCCATGCCAAGAGTTCAAGCGCTATTATCCTCACCCCAGCATGAGAGGCAAGGCTCCAATATTTGATTGCATACCCCAGTTAAACAATAGCGTCTGCTTACCCCTCCTTGTGCAACAGGGCGCTCCTCTTTCAGCCATCGCCTCCACCTTGGCTTCATTTTCCAAGCACAAGCGCTCCCTCCCGCTCAGgatccccctccacccccagccatGTTTTGGTCCCCATCGGCAATTTCTCTCCCACCCTGCAGATGGGTTTCACTCCATGCCCAGGCACGGCGAAGTTTTGGGGTGGCCCAGAGCCACGTCCAGCAGTGTTGTCTGCTTCAGCACATCCCTCAGGCACTAAGGACTGACCACCCCGGAGGGGAATTTACAAAAACAGCTCCAAATCCCTGCAGCTCACCTCACCTGGAGACTGGGACAAGGTTCCTAGCTGCCCTGAGAGGTGCCCGAAGAGTGCCGAGGACTGGAAAAACTCATCACAGTCCTGCTCTccccacccaaaaccagcacCATCCATACTGGGATGCCCCATCCCGCCTCCAATGCTGAGTTAAAGCCAACAGTTTGGGGGAGACCAGGGGAATTTGGGCAATGCCAGCTCCCGACTGTTTCTCCGTGGTGGAACCAGGCACCGGGGACCGAATCCTCTGGGgagctctggcacagcccgcCCTGCTCACCTCCATGAACTCCGAGCTGGAGCCCACGTGCTGGCGGAAACACAGCAGGAAATTCTCCTCCGTGGGCAGGATCTGGGCCAGCTGCGGGGAACATGAGCATCAGGGGAGGATTGCGAGCATCAGGGGAGGACTGTAAGCATCCCAGGGGTCTGCTGGGTCAGCACCACTCACCTCCGCCATCTCAATTTTGCCATCCGCATTTTTGTCATACTTGTGCATGAACTCCTTCATCTTGTCACCCAAGTTGTCATTCTTGGAGTCCTGCCAGCAAGGAGAGGGGATGGGAGtgtttaacccccccccccccccgtgccagtgtcccccccttcccttaCCACTGGGAGCTGGGAAAACCTGAGCTGCCTGGGTCCTGCTCATCGGTGCCATTCCCAAATAGGGCTGATGTGAGCCTGAACCCtcaggcaggagggaaagggggaagtgGGGAGCAAAACCAGGAGAGGCCCTTACCACACCCGCCCCCTTCCTCGCGCTTTCTAGCTCCTGGAAGAAGTTTTCCAGCTCTTTGCCTTCGATGTAGCCATTTcctagggaaggaaaaaaatgcaataagaCCCCCGCTGTCAAAGGACAGGAGACGAGGGAGGGATGCTGCCGGGGGATGCAGTGCTTGTCCCCCTCCACATGGGGACACAGCTCTCAGGCgactgcagcagcaaagaaacGCTGGCCGATGCCGAGTGTTATACAAATCTGGCGATGCCCGAATTTGCAGCCCGTGTTGTagcctggggcggggggacacaGCCCCGGGCTTGTCCCGTGCACCTGCTTGTAGGGCACAGAGGGCTTTGTCCCCATCCCAGTGtttgctgcattttctgcatCTGATGCTTTAACCGGGTGGTTTAATTAAACCTCTCCTTCCTGAGCAACCCCCAACCAGGACTGTCTCCTCTTGACCCACTGCAGGAGCCAGCAAGGGCAAATGGGGAGCAGAGACAAAGCACCTGACACAGCATCACCCCCTGGGTGCAGGATCAGCCCCAGTGATGGGGTCAgcccccagggcagggagcccaGTGCCAGTCTCCGAGGTGGCCAGGGGCTCAGAAAGGTCCCTGTCCAAcgtacacacacaccccctcacctccccccccccccgccaataTCTGTGTTGAGATGTGGGTCCTATGGAACCTGGCGCATCcgcagcccttccctgcccatgGGATGCTTGGCAGCAGGACGACTCAGTCAGGACCCAACCATGCGTCACTGACTCGGCAGTGGCCCTTGGTGACTTCAAGGGGGTGACCAGTGCACCCCGAAGCAGCGGGGTCATGCCATGGCTGGGGGACCACAGCAAGGACACTGGCTCTGTGGTGCTGCTAGAAATCTTCCCTCCCACCAACATCTGGGAACAGCTGGGGGACACTGCCCTTTCCTCCGAAGTGCCTGACTGAGGGATAGCCAGGGCTTTTCCTCGTGGAcattcccccccaaaaaacccctcccCATTTCAGCCTCTGGAGGCATGGACTGCAGTGTCCTACTCTGTGCCATCATCGTCACCCGTGGACtccccagcagcatctcctcccCACTGCAATGCACAGGCTGGGAATAACCCATCCACATCCCGGCTGGAAGCATCTGGGGAAGTCCCAGGGCACCTTCCTTGCTGACGGCCACATCCCAACGGATGAGCAACATCCCTCCCAGGAGGGGACGAAGGGCTTGGATGGTGTTGGGATGTTGGTGTGAGCCACAGAGGGGCTTGGCTTTCCACTGCCCTTCCCAGGGGCTTTGTTTTTGTGGGTGTGGGAGAGCCCCAAGCTCCTTTGaattcagttggaaaaaaaaccagcaagagtTTTGAGCCAGGAAAAAGAATAACACCAAGGAAAGCCATGGTCGGTAGCTTGATTTACCCCAAACAGCAGCTTGGACAGGTCTGATCTGTGTCTGCAGAGCAGCGTGGAAAATACGCTCTGGAGAGCCACAACCGGTCTGTGCGGCTGCACCAGCATCCCCAGACCCTCCCTGTGCTGTGGAGCCCCGGGACGGCCGTGGCTTGCAAAGTGAGGATGTCTAAGACACTCAAGGGGACATCCCCGGGGCATGAGGAAACAGGTAAAAGCCCCATCAGAGGGGTTTAAGCACAGGGCAGAGCTTGGGCAAGACAGGCCTGTCCGCAGGGAGATGAAGCCCGGGTCCTCCATCACCCCGTGCCCATTGGCAGAGGGAAGCGGCTGGGGCTGTTGGAGCTCCCACCCAGTGCGGCCAAGCATCATCCTCATCAAGGCCACCATCTTCCCTGACGCCCGAGTCCCTCCTCTCCTGGGCACCCACTGTGCCACAGCCCGACAGCCTTGCCCTGCCTGGGGGCCACGGGCCATGCTGGATCCATGCCTGCCCCTGTGTTTTGGAGATGATGGAGCACATCCAAGGGCGCAGCGGGACGTGCTGCAAGAAGGCAGCTGGACGTCCACACCAGGAGCTGCCCACTCCCACTGGGGTGTGACTGTTCCACCTTCACCAACCCCTGGCTGCTCCAGTGCCAGCTCCAACGGTGAGAGGGACAGCCGTGCCTGTGTCCCCGGcactgcaggggctgcaggaggggctcCGCCAGTGTGGCCAGGAGGGACCCAGCACAGGCTGAGCTCCAGCTTCAGCAGCACAGCCTGAGACACTGCGTGACGCAGTTTCCAGGAGGGTTTTGGTCCCCAAACCTCCCCCCAGGGACAGGAGACCTGGGGAAGGGCAAGAGCGCTTTCCCCTGGGCTGCTCTCCCCAGCAGGCTGAGCCTCCTTCACTGCACCACGGTGCTGAAATAAGCCATTTTCCCACCAaaacaatgctgctttttgcatttcccttcccttttgggGGTTGGCAGTGATGGGGATCGGGGGTGGCATGCCCAGCTGTGACTCCATGAGGAGGTGACATCCCTGTTGGGGATGCGGCTGCTGCCACAGCATCCCCGAGGAGAGGttttgcagggctggggagcaggcagggagggactgaGTGCTCCAGCTATGGAGGGGCCATTTCTCACCCCACTCCGGGCAAGGGACACCCCTTCTGTCACCCCCCACCTCCAGGGCAAGGAGGTggccctggggccaggctggtgGCTGTGCTGACCCCCACACCTCCAGGCAACCCAGGTGCCAAGGACGGGGCACTGTGGAGgcaggggggtggagggggcagaGGATGGGCAAGGGTTTCCTGGGAGGGGGCACTCCTGGAAGGGCAGAACCCCCCGGCCAGCACCCAGAGGTGACACCAGCCCTGAGCAAAGCCCAGCTCTCAAGGGAAGTGCAAAGGAGacccggggcagcccggggatCAACATCCCATGGGCTGGGGGCTCCTGGTGGGGTCCGGTGCTGGGGCTCCCTATCCTTTCCCGACGGGGAGCTCCTGCGAGGCCGATCGTCTCCCCGATCCCAGAGCTCCCCCCGACGGGGCTCTGCATCGTCCCGGGGGTTCTCCATCGCCCCGGGGCTCTCCGTTTTCCCCGGGCTGCGGTGGCGGAAGctctacctcctcctccaggCTCCCCCCGACGGGATGCCCGGGGACTCTCCAtcgtcccccccgccccacgctcCCGGGGATGCTCAGCCCGGTGCCCTCCCCGccggttttgggggggtgtgACGGCGGGTCCCCCGCGCCCCGGGACTGACCGTCCGCATCGAAGTGCCGCCAGACGTCGAGGAACTGGGAGGCGGTGAGCTCGGCCAGGTGGAGGTGCGGGGCCTGCTGCGGGCCGGCCatctcccgctgccgccgccgccgccgctgccgccgccgccgcccgcccgccgccgcctttTATAcccgccggcgccggcgccgcccgccgccgccagggggcgccgctgTCCCGGGACACCGGCCGGGCACGAGGGGCGGGCAGCGGGACACCGGCGCCGCGGGGCGGAACCGGGACACCGGCAccgctgggggaggggggcagagcacCGGGACACCGGCGCCGCCATGGGGGCGGGCACCGGGAGACCGGGACGCCCGGACGCCGGCACATCGGTACACCGGGACCGGCGGGGGCAGCACTGGCACCCTGggggacagcccccgccctgccACTTGCCCCTGCCTGACgtcacctgcccctgccccatcACTTACCCCCTGCCCTATgtcacctgcccctgccccatcACCTACCCCTGCCCTATGTCACCTGGCCCTGCCCCACGTCACCTACTTCTGCTCTGACACCTACCCCTGCCCTGTGACACCTATTCCTGCCCCATGCCACCTATGTCCGCCCCATCACCTATCCCTGCCCTATGTCACCTACCCCTGTCCTGATACCTAGCCCTGCCTTGTCATCCTGCCCTGGCCTgacacctcctcctgcctgtcaCTCCATCCCTTCCCCAAGTCCCTGCATGCCTTCCTgtgccacccagccctgcccatgTCACCCAGCCCTCATCCACATCACCCAGCCCTACCCCTGTCACCGCATCCCTGCCCTGTGTCACTGCATCTGTGCACCTTGTCGCTCCCCCCTGCC is drawn from Mycteria americana isolate JAX WOST 10 ecotype Jacksonville Zoo and Gardens chromosome 8, USCA_MyAme_1.0, whole genome shotgun sequence and contains these coding sequences:
- the CALB2 gene encoding calretinin codes for the protein MAGPQQAPHLHLAELTASQFLDVWRHFDADGNGYIEGKELENFFQELESARKGAGVDSKNDNLGDKMKEFMHKYDKNADGKIEMAELAQILPTEENFLLCFRQHVGSSSEFMEAWRRYDTDRSGYIEANELKGFLSDLLKKANRPYDEPKLQEYTQTILRMFDMNGDGKLGLSEMSRLLPVQENFLLKFQGMKLSSEEFNAIFAFYDKDGSGFIDENELDALLKDLYEKNKKEMNIQQLTNYRKSIMNLSDGGKLYRKELEIVLCNEPPM